The Xiphias gladius isolate SHS-SW01 ecotype Sanya breed wild chromosome 7, ASM1685928v1, whole genome shotgun sequence genome window below encodes:
- the folr gene encoding folate receptor isoform X2, translating to MWGALSMLLVLSSSALSLDKLNMCMDAKHHKGEPGPEGELYLQCSPWRDNACCTANTSTEAHNDNSYLYNFNWNHCGVMSPQCKKHFIQDTCFYECSPHLGPWIREANQNWRKERILDVPLCMEDCHSWWEDCKYDYTCKNNWHKGWDWSSGVNKCPEGSKCRKWTEIYPTPEAMCEQIWSNSYLYTTHSKNSGRCMQLWFTGPNPNKKVAEYYLNNAQQHQSLALTTLLILAVASFSIMKY from the exons ATGTGGGGTGCCCTTTCCATGCTACTAGTCCTCTCCAGTAGTGCTCTCTCTCTTGACAAACTCAACATGTGTATGGATGCCAAACACCACAAAGGAGAGCCTGGCCCTGAGGGAGAACTTTACCTTCAG TGCTCTCCCTGGCGTGACAATGCCTGTTGCACGGCCAACACCAGCACAGAAGCCCACAACGATAACTCCTACCTGTACAACTTCAACTGGAATCACTGCGGTGTTATGAGCCCCCAGTGCAAGAAACATTTCATCCAGGATACTTGCTTCTATGAATGTTCACCACACTTGGGACCCTGGATACGAGAA gcgaATCAGAACTGGCGTAAGGAGCGTATCTTGGATGTGCCACTGTGTATGGAGGACTGCCACAGTTGGTGGGAAGACTGCAAGTATGATTACACCTGCAAGAATAACTGGCACAAGGGATGGGACTGGAGCTCAG gAGTTAACAAATGCCCTGAAGGCAGCAAGTGCAGAAAGTGGACCGAAATTTACCCCACACCAGAGGCCATGTGCGAACAAATTTGGTCCAACTCCTACCTTTATACCACCCACTCCAAAAACTCAGGCCGCTGTATGCAGCTATGGTTCACCGGGCCAAACCCCAACAAGAAGGTAGCCGAGTACTACCTCAACAACGCACAGCAACACCAAAGCCTTGCCTTGACAACACTACTTATCCTGGCTGTTGCATCTTTCTCTATAATGAAGTACTAA
- the folr gene encoding folate receptor isoform X1 gives MFILVCQFLGPEQMLVSCSLEVRDMWGALSMLLVLSSSALSLDKLNMCMDAKHHKGEPGPEGELYLQCSPWRDNACCTANTSTEAHNDNSYLYNFNWNHCGVMSPQCKKHFIQDTCFYECSPHLGPWIREANQNWRKERILDVPLCMEDCHSWWEDCKYDYTCKNNWHKGWDWSSGVNKCPEGSKCRKWTEIYPTPEAMCEQIWSNSYLYTTHSKNSGRCMQLWFTGPNPNKKVAEYYLNNAQQHQSLALTTLLILAVASFSIMKY, from the exons ATGTTTATATTGGTTTGCCAGTTTCTTGGTCCAGAGCAGATGCTGGTCAGTTGCAGTCTAGAGGTGAG AGACATGTGGGGTGCCCTTTCCATGCTACTAGTCCTCTCCAGTAGTGCTCTCTCTCTTGACAAACTCAACATGTGTATGGATGCCAAACACCACAAAGGAGAGCCTGGCCCTGAGGGAGAACTTTACCTTCAG TGCTCTCCCTGGCGTGACAATGCCTGTTGCACGGCCAACACCAGCACAGAAGCCCACAACGATAACTCCTACCTGTACAACTTCAACTGGAATCACTGCGGTGTTATGAGCCCCCAGTGCAAGAAACATTTCATCCAGGATACTTGCTTCTATGAATGTTCACCACACTTGGGACCCTGGATACGAGAA gcgaATCAGAACTGGCGTAAGGAGCGTATCTTGGATGTGCCACTGTGTATGGAGGACTGCCACAGTTGGTGGGAAGACTGCAAGTATGATTACACCTGCAAGAATAACTGGCACAAGGGATGGGACTGGAGCTCAG gAGTTAACAAATGCCCTGAAGGCAGCAAGTGCAGAAAGTGGACCGAAATTTACCCCACACCAGAGGCCATGTGCGAACAAATTTGGTCCAACTCCTACCTTTATACCACCCACTCCAAAAACTCAGGCCGCTGTATGCAGCTATGGTTCACCGGGCCAAACCCCAACAAGAAGGTAGCCGAGTACTACCTCAACAACGCACAGCAACACCAAAGCCTTGCCTTGACAACACTACTTATCCTGGCTGTTGCATCTTTCTCTATAATGAAGTACTAA